From Oreochromis niloticus isolate F11D_XX linkage group LG15, O_niloticus_UMD_NMBU, whole genome shotgun sequence:
CTGCTGACTGCTCaacatgtaaacacacaaaGTGAGGACTGTTGGATTAAACTAAAAGACatgaaataaaagtcaaaattgTGActcagttaaaacaaaacatcgtcttcaaaaccttaaaaaaggttaaaaaatttaaagttcagatcttttcagtagaaactctgagctgcagacacacacaaacagaaacagacacagagaaacacagacacacacacaaaaacatgcacacacacacgcggaCCCTGTGCTGGTCCAGGATCAGCAGCTCATAGCTGGATTCGGGAATCATTAAATCAGAGAGCACACTTGCTGTTTTATCCAGAAGTTCACTTTATTAACATCCACAATCTACCTGCCAACTGTTACAGCAGCTGGCAGGTAGAAGCCCTGACTGGAGTtggagttgtttttttgtttttttattttaatgtaaaggtcagctgatcagctgctcCTGAATGTACCCATGACTGGGCGTAAACTTAGAGGAGATCGTGCTTTTGCTGTAGCAGATCCCAAACTGTGGAACGATCAGAGATTAAACAGGCCACTTCCCTACCTGTTTTTAAGTCACTCCTGAAAACTCACCTCTTTACCCTGGCCTTTGACACCACGTGAgatgttggtttttatttttaatttttattttagatgtttttaGTTGATTCTAtgctgttttatcttgttttcttttttaatataggGCTGTTTgaatttttatgtattatgtgttttatttatttatttttgctgttttctattattctattgtttttaacttattttctgtacagcactttggtcctgtgctgggtattttatagtgctttataaataaaattgaattggatTGTATTGGATTAATGTGATTTTTTATTGAAATGTGACCTTAAATACATGTTCCTGAGGACTCAGACCAGTGTCAGCTGATGTCTACATGTTTATTTACTGTACAAGTGGGACTCTCTGCAGGGCGGCCGTGGGGGCGTCGTCTACCTGACTGTCCTCACACAATGCTTACAGATGGAAATTTCCTGTAGGGCAGTTAGAAAGGCCTGGGGCTGGGCAAGGGGGGGCTGAGGGCACTGGGTGAGGACAGTCGTTCAGCTGAGGGGGAGCAGTTTTGGTTTCAGACTTCTTTTACCTGAGAGCATCAAAGCTGTGCGGCAATCACAGTGACCTGTGACCCCCTGAGAGGTGGTGTCTCTGTGGGgctcctgtgtgtgtttgtggtcatGCACAGGAAGTGCTTCATACCTGTACGTGAGCCAACATGGTTTGCTCAATTCCTGATGCTGACTGTCTCTCCTGATAAGCTCAGTGTTCTCCTGGGATCCGTCTGTGGTTCTGGAAGAATCCAAACCGGATCCACATCAGGAACTGAGATTATCTCAGCAGAATAACTGGAACTCCTTGAAGACTCCAGGAACCTCCCAGCCCTCCTCAAGGATTCCTGAGATGTACTGAAGGACTCTTCAAGGACCCTTAGAGGGCTCGCTAACTGAGCGCTGAGCTTTTCACTCATTTAATGTCAGAAACACATCAAGTCCAGCTGTGATTGTTATTAAACAGTGAAATAAACCAGGCTTTATTCACTATGTGAGTGAAGTCATCAGTTTATTCACACTGAACcctctctcatacacacactcacacacacagaacacacacacacacacacacacagtgggaaTATTTCTGGGTATTCTTTCTTTGTGTCGATAGAGAGCCGTTAGCATTGATTACTTTCACTGATTGATCTATTGAGAATGATTTGGAGTAACGGCCTGAGGCGGGTGGGCGGACACGCGGGGGAGGAGCTCTACACTGTGACTCGCTGAGGGCGAAGCGGAGGCGGGAAGGTGTTATTGAAAAACAACGCTGATTGGTTGAGGGCGGGAACGACTGCTACTTCGGTTAAAAAGACGCCGGTTTGGGAGCTCCCGCATAAAATGCAGTAAGAGTGATTGAAGAGCGCGAGGACAGACAAACTGAGAAACAGAAGGAAACCGCGGGAACATCAGCGGGATCAGCCGGTCCGGCGGCTTTCAGGGATTATTTCGGACGATGGGTCTGCACACGGAGCCCGCTGAGGCGAGGCTTACCGCCGGGTACCGTGAAGCAGCTGCCCCGGAGCGGAGCGGGCTGGTGGGGGCCTCTGCCGGCAGCCCCGCGCCGCAGAAACCGGAGCGGTGTAAGACCGCCTCGGGCCACATCAAACGGCCCATGAACGCCTTCATGGTGTGGTCCAAAATCGAGCGGAGGAAGATCATGGAGCAGTCTCCGGACATGCACAACGCCGAGATCTCCAAGCGGCTCGGGAAACGTTGGAAAATGTTAACCGACACCGAGAAGGTTCCGTTCATCCGGGAGGCGGAGCGCCTCCGGCTGCAGCACATGGCCGACTACCCTGATTACAAGTACCGACCCAAGAAGAAGCCCCGGACTGAGGGGAGGTCGGCTGGTCAGTACCAGGAGCGAAACGACACACCGTCTTACAAGACCCCTGCGGCGGCCAAGAAGTTCCCCCGAGCCGGTAAGTCGGTGGGCGGGGCCGCCAAAGCGGGCAATCTCCTCCTGCAAGACCAGGAGCAGAACTCCCGGCACCAGCAGAAACCACAGGAGCGAGATAACCCGCACCAGCAACTGAACTCCCGGTACCAGCTCAAACACGAGCAGACGGACGCCCAATACCAGCAACTGAACCCCCGCTACCAGCCCACCGCCCGGCAACCGGATCACCGGTTCCGGTACGTGCCGAGCACTATTACACCCAGCAAACCGGTTAAACGGGACTATacggacagagaggaggaggaggacgacgaCAACGAcgactcatcatcatcatcatcatcatcctctgaggaggaggaggaggaggaggaggaggaagaagaagagctgCCCTGCTACAGTATCACCAAGCTGCCCCCCAGGGGTTCCGCTGTGAGACCTAGCACGCTCCAGTCCTCTGGAAGCCTCTACTTCAGCTTCACCCGGCAGAGCACGCCGGTCCACCCTGCCTCCCTTTCCCCAGCTTCCCCCTCCCGCTCCGTCTGcacctccgcttcctcctgctGCGGGGAGGACCTGGATGACCTCCCCGTGGAGCCGCTGGATTTCACCTCCAACTTCCTGGGCGGCCTGCAGTCCTGCTCGGACCCGTGGAACTCGTCGTCTAGCTCGGCCTCGGGGAGCCTGAGCCTGTCGCTGGTGGATAAAGACCTGGACACCAGCGGATGCACGGAGGGGGGCAGCCTCGGGTCCCACTTCGAGTTCCCGGACTACTGCACGCCGGAGCTGAGCGAAATGATTGCCGGGGACTGGCTGAAGGCCGACTTCACGGACCTGGTGTTCACCTGCTAGTCTGACCCTTCACCCCCGCTTCGAGCTCCGGTCAGGGACCGGGGTGTTGCGGCTGCTGGTGCACGGGCTCCGAGCGCTTTGGCCGGCTGCGTTCTGGCGTGGACTTGCTCGTGCAGAGATGAACCGATAGGGTTTTATGGACTCGTTCCTGCCGCTCGGGTAGAACCCGGGCGACActgactgatttttattttttcctgttcAGGTGTGGATATTTGTGATATTACCGAACCGAGCATACCTCATCTTTTTAAGGAAACCAGATTAAATATTTTCAAGCCTATTTTTGTACAGTCCAAGGGAATGTCAGGCTCTTCCACTGCTCTCCTATGTGAGGGTTCAAAGCCCCCTGGCCTACCTTGCTTTACTGCCTTGTTTTAATGGGTAGCCACATTCAGGCCTCGCTGTACCTACCGGTGTGTAAAAAGGTTGTAGGGAAACAGGAAGTTTGTTGCTTTttcatgctgttgtttgcaaaTTATTTTTGGTGCAATATGaaggaaaaaaggggaaaatccAAAAACCAGTGATTCTGTGCGTTATGATGGAGTGTGTATGTGAAGCTGAATAAATCAGCTGCAAACTGATCAGCGCCTCTGTCTCATTATTGATCCTTCTGGGATCTGATTGGCTCCTTTAAGATCCCTGCTGCTTTATTAAACCTTCATCAGTTTGTAATGTTCATGTTTTTGACTGAATCCACGCTGGGGTAAAAGTGTCTTTAAGATGTGTTCAGTCATCCAATCCAATAATCAGAAATCTATAATCTATAcatttctcagctgtttctactTATCTATATTTTTATCTGTGCATTAAAGGAAACGGCTAGTTAAAAGAAGGTATTTTGAAGCTTCTGGTCACCTTACTCGGGCTTCATCGGCACATTAAGTTTggctgtttttgaaaatgtaatatTTCTATTTGCACCTTTGCACGTGAGGCTTTGGAGGGTTCAGACTGGCCTGTGAGCTCAGGTAGATTTAAACTGATGCTTTCAGTGTCACATGATCTTCATTAGGTTATGTGATGTAAGGTGTCTTTTCACAGATCTTACACATTTTtataaattatgtatttttaattctGATTTGCCTTTAAAGCAGTTTCCACAGAGTTTTTTGAGTTCAGTCAAAAAGGCTAATGAGCTATTCAGCACATTCAAGCATCCCCAACACAAACATGAGGTTTGGATAATTTTCAgtgaatttttaaattaaataataaaactcAAATTGAAGAGACTCAAAAGTCTTCAGTAACATTTTTGCTCTTCATCGGGTTCCTGATGTTTCCAGATGTTCCATTAAATATCACTAAATCATCAACTGTTTAACTACCATCAGGTCAACTCAGGTATTTTATACTGTGTATGGAAGCTTCTTTGTGCCAGTCAGAAAATGCTGATATTAAAATCGTACTTTTGATTTTAGAGctcatttattttagtttttatgtagggttagggttagggctgctcaattaatcgaattttaatctcgattacgatctgggttttcaacgatcattaaaaatgactgagccgattattagcacctccctcgtgctttactctcgcgctgctccgtgtggcaaatcaaGCGCACCTCTCTGTGTTTCGAACACAcctcacaacaattaagaggacccgagggaagctcggaaagctaagcagaagttatttggagaggagaggataatggctgctgaagaaagaatgccgttggttgaaaagagaggtaaaacgacttcagtggtgtggaaacattatgggttcgcggagtcagacgtggatcaaatattgtgcagtattttgaagttcactaaacatagatgtttacatttttcatttattttttatattgcaaacatttgcactgtaatcagtatttgcacactattttatattattttttgacaatctttaaagccattattcaatacattgttattgttaaataaatatcgtcaaataatcgagatctcaatttcagtgaaaataatcgtgattatcatttttgccataatcgagcagccctagttAGGGTTGAGCTTTTTTCTTTACTTGGactcttctgattttcagtcatgtatattacatatatacatctatatatTACAGTGCAGTCTGTCTGTGCAATCCTGTTTCTGGCACAAACGGTCTTCTGTATATTTCAGTCATTGGACAAACTTTACAGATTTAAATTTTAACTGGATTTATTCAAATTTGTTCTGGTGTTTTTAGTCAAAAACATATGCATGTTCGTTTTTGCATGCATGGAAGCCTGTTTGTGCCAGAAAAAATAACCATGACttcatttttcctttaaaaataggaaaaagaaacatcctcttttttttattcatttttttgtgcttttcattGACAGTGGTGATTAAAGCTGAAATATATTTGTATCatatttttgtctctttattcctaaatttgtatttatattttttagcttcattattcatttttctgttttttaaactgaTAGTTTTTAATCTCATTCCGTGTTATTTGGATTGAATAATTTTGAACAGATTTTTATGACAGACTGTTAGGGTCGTGTGAAGAAGAATTATTCATTATTTTGAAATATGGACATTACAGTTGTTTCACAGCGAACTGTCAAAGCTGCTTTTCTCTCTGCTAAATGTCTGGTGTGTTGGTGAGGTCAGACTTCAGACTCCATTTTAGTCATAAGGAGATGATTGGTCTTTAGCTCATGAGCACAGGTCTGTGAAAGCTGAATCTGATCAGAAGGAAAACACAAACGTGGAAGACGTGGGCAGATTTGTGCAAAATGATCTGCTGCTGTGGACGGACGCGAAGTCATCGATGGTTACAGCCTCGTGCGGTAAAGATGCCACAGCAACTGTTGGTGTTGAAACAGCTGGAATCTCCacatttggacttttttttctaaatgatcagtaacttatttttaattcatGCAGTGATCATTATGAATTTCTTGagatttaacttttttcacGTCTGGTGTTTCTGAGGCTGTTTGCAGGCATGCGTCACATTAAATGAGATTAAACTTCTACACTTTGATGACTCCCCGTGATGTCTGACCTCCTCTGGCGTTTCCAGAGTGTGAACCAGTCCTCCCAGTTCATCAGAGCGAGGCAGAGCTGGGCACGATGTTTTCAGTGGTCACAAGACTCATGTTAACAGTCAGTGGATTTCAAAACTGATCACGAAAGAGTCAAGAAGTTAAGAACATTAAGAGAAAGTGACATCATCGGAGGCACTGTGAGGGTTTCTCCTCATGCAGCTTTAAAAACACTAACGGCTTTATTCAcgacacacaagcacagactgCAGGAGTTCAAACGTAtacctccaaaagttgattctgttcatctggacatagcgttttcagtgggagaaacatttcgtcactcatccaagtgacttcttcagtctcagctgactgcaggtttccccaggatgtacacatcctggacagggaggaacgctggtttgagcgcggagtcaaggaggccatttatgtgaaaagggaaagaccatctctgaatcgaggagggggcctaagggtacatcttttgccatcatacaatgctgtgatttcagccattccccaactctctgtgaatggtactcatggccattgatcagtgggctttgatcagtgggccttgatcagtggttgtggatcaatggtcatgagaatttgcataattatgattaaggaactgacctcccagcccattgttccttcagtgggctggtttcagtcattatgcaaatgtatgtttataagattggggaaacctgcagtcagctgagactgaagaagtcacttggatgagtgatgaaacgtttctgccacaaaacgctacgtccagatgaacagaatcaacttttggagatttacttacctggatgattgagcatgcatcaggaCGTTCAAACGTATACCTTTGTCTATCTGTCACTGTGGGGACCTTCTCTGACCTACAGTATTCCCAGGACCCTAAAACAGCCCCAAAGATGTTATACAAACATGGCTGCTACAGCACCACTCACTGGCCTGTGGACAGTCTGAAGCCTCAGTGTTGGTTTCTGGAGTCTGACTATTTGGATGAGAGGGCAGAGCACTATGTTGTCAGCCAACTCTTGATTATTGTACTGCGGCCAGAGACTGTTTGGTACCATCAGATGCAAAACTGGAGCTCTGCCTTCTTGGACCATCTGTTAGTACAGTGACCTCACAGCAACCATATTATTGGCCactgatgatgtcattaaaatgtttgaaaaggctccaacagcacaaacatgggCTAGAGGTCCAGTCCAGGTGAAATTAGCAGACAGCTAGCGGCTACAGCCACCTGTatcaccatccacctgtcagtcacagaGACCACACCCCTAATAATGGAACCTTTAAATTAGCTATACATACCAAAAGAGTTTTTGTATCAGGTGGAAACATATTTATTTCTactgactgactcactgctaCCTCTGCTGGAcgctagaggaactgcagcttatGTTCTTTTTCCAACTCCTGTTGATATTAGGTCTGAACTTCTAAAAAGCTCTGTCTCAAAATCATGACCTTTCAGGGACCTTTATCTAACCTTTATTTAAGCAGGAAGTCCCAGAGATCGAGATTTAAACCAGTTTTAGAGGACTGGCCTGACCTAAGCAGCAACATGTTCAAGCTTTTATTACACACTGTGAAAATGTGTGTTATCAGTAAATATACAAAGGAGCAGGGATGAAGATGGAGTTTGCTTAGATGGCAGAGAGAGCTCAATACCTGCTaaccaggtgtgtgtgtgtgtcttgtcaCACATTATGGTAATGCCTCTGGACAGTTATTTTAGCTAGTAGCACTCTATAACTTTAAAGCCAACGTTCGACAGGTCATGAAAACTGCACAAACAGGCTGGTTTGGCCCAGTTTTAAGGTTCTCTGCAGATTACTCTTCCACTCACATCCACAAACACTCAAACGTTTAGAGCTTGATACTGTATTTGTTATATTGtataaattaataaagaaaatgCTTTTAAGTTTTGTACAAACCAAgccgttttcttttttctccacaTCCCAAAACTTGGTCACCAGTGTTGATTCTGGACCaacataataatgataatggtGACGACACAAGTATATCAGATACATTATTGTGTAGTGTGTAGTAATGTCTACTCCGAGTGCACACCTCAAACTGTGATTGGCTCACAGGTACAGGGGCAAGAGTACCACAGATTTCACACACCTGTTCTTACTGGTGTCTCTTCTGAGAAGGTTGGTTTTGATTGGCTGTtgtttgaattcaattcaattcaattcaattttatttatatagcgccaaatcacaacaaaagtcgcctcaaggcgcttcataggtacagagaaaaacccaacaatcatatgaccccctatgagcaagcactttggcgacagtgggaaggaaaaactcccttttaacaggaagaaacctccggaagaaccaggctcagggaagggcagccatctgctgcgaccggttggggtgagagaaggaaaacaggatgaaagacatgctgtggaagagagacagaagttaataacagatatgattcaatgcagagaggtctattaacacattctgagtgagaaaggtgactggaaaggaaaaactcaatgcatcatgggaatccccggcagcctacgtctattgcagcataactaagggaggattcagggtcacctggtccagccctaactatatgctttagcaaaaatgaaagttttaagcctaatcttgaaagtagagatagtgtctgtctcccaaatccaaactggaagctggttccacagaagaggggcctgaaaactgaaggctctccctcccattctacttttaaatactctaggaacaacaagtaggcctgcagtgcgagagcaaagtgctctaatagggtgatatggtactacaaggtcattaagataagatggggcctgattatttaagaccttgtatatgaggagcaggattttgaattcaattctggatttaacaggaagccaatgaagggaagccaaaacaggagaaatatgctctctctttctagtccctgtcagtactcttcctgcagcattttggattagctgaaggcttttcagcgggtttttaggacatcctgataataatgaattacagtagtccagcctggaagtaataaatgtatgaactagtttttcagcgtcactaagagacaggatatttctaactttagagatgttgcgcaaatggaagaaagcagtcttacatacaTGTTTAATGTTGCAGAGCATAGTTTgtctttgttcatttgtttgttggtTGTTACCTCTGACATCAGGGCCTGATAAACAGTCAATCAGAGAGCAGTATACTTTCCTTCACCTCTCGGTTGTTAGAGAAGATCCTCCTTGATTTTCACCTGTGCATACATCACAGAGGTCGGGAACGCGGGGATTTGGAGTGAGCTGGCTTCAGCGCATGTCACTGCTCATGCTCAAATCAGAGGAAACACTCAGTCAGACTgctagtatatgtgagggggcaaactcctcaagatgggtggtgaccatggtggccatttagaagtcggccatcttggatacaacttttgttttttcaattggaagagggccatgtgacacatcaaacttattggtaatgtcacaagaaaaacaatggtgtgcttggtttcaacgtaactttattatttcatgagttatttacaagtttcaatttgttcacagccattgacacgtcgaagaggttaacacgtgaggagcggatcgaaattgtgttgatatctggtgaacgcagtaaccaagtcattgcagcagatttcaatgcaagacaccctacgagaccacccatctcccatgctacagtcagcaaactgcttgctaagtttcgtgaaactggttcagtgttggatttgccaaaatgtggacgcaagaaaactgtcactaatgaagaaacataagtggctgtcctagcttcattcagcaagagcccacagcgtagcactcgccgcatgtcactggagagtggcattagtcgaacagcccttcggcggatattaccTACTCACagatggcacccttacaaactccagctactgcagcatctcaacgaggatgacccagatcggtgcacagaatttgcagaa
This genomic window contains:
- the sox11b gene encoding transcription factor SOX-11b; this encodes MGLHTEPAEARLTAGYREAAAPERSGLVGASAGSPAPQKPERCKTASGHIKRPMNAFMVWSKIERRKIMEQSPDMHNAEISKRLGKRWKMLTDTEKVPFIREAERLRLQHMADYPDYKYRPKKKPRTEGRSAGQYQERNDTPSYKTPAAAKKFPRAGKSVGGAAKAGNLLLQDQEQNSRHQQKPQERDNPHQQLNSRYQLKHEQTDAQYQQLNPRYQPTARQPDHRFRYVPSTITPSKPVKRDYTDREEEEDDDNDDSSSSSSSSSEEEEEEEEEEEEELPCYSITKLPPRGSAVRPSTLQSSGSLYFSFTRQSTPVHPASLSPASPSRSVCTSASSCCGEDLDDLPVEPLDFTSNFLGGLQSCSDPWNSSSSSASGSLSLSLVDKDLDTSGCTEGGSLGSHFEFPDYCTPELSEMIAGDWLKADFTDLVFTC